The Taeniopygia guttata chromosome 6, bTaeGut7.mat, whole genome shotgun sequence genome contains a region encoding:
- the DUSP13A gene encoding dual specificity protein phosphatase 13A, which produces MSGAAAPDTPDPEDAGTRPEDVPSLKEIEQLLNTGRPSCNHVDEVWPNLFLGDLVTAHNRFVLWKMGVTHVLNAAHGTSYSHGGQDFYGATIDYYGVPAHDLPSFDISQFFFSAAQFIHNALNTPGAKILVHCAVGVSRSASLVLAYLMINHHLPLVEAIKTVKEHRWISPNRGFLKHLRNLDVQLRQRTAEQAALSTVTSLTCTLQSRGAHTTTHDLCTLQK; this is translated from the exons ATGtccggggcagcggcgccggaCACCCCGGACCCTGAAGACGCTGGGACACGCCCGGAGGACGTCCCCTCCCTCAAGGAAATCGAGCAGCTCCTGAACACTGGGCGACCCTCTTGCAATCACGTTGATGAAGTATGGCCTAATCTCTTCTTAGGGGACCT AGTAACAGCACACAATAGATTTGTTTTGTGGAAGATGGGTGTGACCCATGTTTTAAATGCTGCCCATGGCACATCTTACAGCCACGGAGGCCAGGACTTTTATGGAGCAACCATTGATTATTATGGTGTACCAGCCCATGACCTGCCAAGCTTTGATATCAGCcagttctttttctctgctgcacAATTTATCCACAATGCCTTGAACACGCCAGGAG ccAAAATATTGGTACATTGTGCAGTTGGAGTAAGCAGATCAGCTTCTCTAGTCCTAGCATATCTCATGATAAATCACCACCTGCCATTAGTTGAAGCCATCAAGACAGTGAAGGAACATAGATGGATTTCACCCAATCGTGGTTTTCTGAAGCACCTGCGAAACCTGGATGTTCAGCTCCGGCAAAGGACTGCTGAACAGGCAGCCCTATCTACAGTCACTTCACTCACTTGCACCCTGCAGAGCCGTGGTGCACATACAACTACCCATGATCTGTGCACATTACAAAAATGA